In Nodularia sp. LEGE 06071, one DNA window encodes the following:
- a CDS encoding serine/threonine-protein kinase, with amino-acid sequence MKLCPNVSCLYSQNPDTANFCIKCGGKLLLQDRYHLLRCIGQGGFGKTYLAVDEHLPSKLRCVIKQLCFQESNRESCDKAVELFRQEAVSLNELQHPQIPKLLGYFEQKHQLYLVQELILGQTLEQELQAQGVKNESQIGELLQNLLPVLQFIHDRKVIHRDIKPANIMRRLPQGDLVLIDFGVAKHVTTTALLQTGTTIGSPEYIAPEQTRGKALPASDLYSLGVTCIYLLTGIPPFDLFDVMSDRWVWRDYILSENRVSHALGQILDKLLHNALSERYQSAGEVLQALNVATLQLGNSQVELDYSRLRDLLAFHKWKQADQETWVLMCEALSKPIGSYLFCSDLKNLPDETLQIIDQLWLKYSKGHFGFSVQKQIYESVDGDYGKFCAAIGWSVHNSSFSPQVFLSWSVPKG; translated from the coding sequence ATGAAACTCTGCCCCAATGTTAGCTGTCTATATTCGCAAAATCCCGACACGGCTAACTTTTGTATCAAATGCGGTGGAAAACTTTTGCTCCAAGACCGTTATCACTTGCTGCGGTGTATTGGACAGGGTGGCTTTGGCAAAACTTACTTAGCTGTGGATGAACACCTTCCTTCCAAACTCAGGTGTGTAATCAAACAACTCTGCTTTCAGGAGTCAAATCGGGAAAGCTGTGACAAAGCAGTAGAATTATTTCGTCAGGAAGCAGTTAGTCTGAATGAATTGCAGCATCCCCAAATACCGAAGTTATTAGGTTACTTTGAACAGAAGCATCAGTTATATTTGGTGCAGGAATTGATTTTAGGACAAACCCTAGAACAGGAACTGCAAGCACAAGGAGTTAAAAACGAATCCCAAATTGGGGAATTACTCCAAAATTTGTTACCAGTGCTGCAATTCATTCATGACCGAAAAGTGATCCATCGGGATATTAAGCCAGCAAATATCATGCGTCGTCTACCCCAAGGGGATTTAGTTCTAATTGACTTCGGGGTGGCGAAACACGTCACTACGACAGCATTGTTACAGACAGGGACAACTATCGGTAGCCCAGAATATATTGCTCCTGAACAAACACGGGGTAAAGCTTTACCAGCCAGTGACCTTTACAGCCTGGGTGTCACCTGCATTTACTTACTGACGGGAATTCCTCCCTTTGATTTGTTTGATGTCATGAGCGATCGCTGGGTATGGCGTGACTATATATTAAGTGAAAATCGGGTAAGTCATGCATTGGGTCAAATTCTGGATAAACTGCTGCACAATGCCCTTTCGGAACGTTATCAATCTGCCGGTGAAGTTCTGCAAGCCCTGAATGTAGCCACATTACAACTCGGTAATTCCCAAGTAGAACTTGATTACAGCCGATTACGCGATTTACTGGCCTTTCACAAATGGAAACAAGCAGACCAAGAAACTTGGGTGTTGATGTGTGAAGCACTCTCGAAGCCAATTGGTAGCTATCTTTTTTGTAGTGATTTAAAAAATTTGCCAGATGAGACTTTACAAATAATTGACCAATTATGGTTAAAGTACAGCAAAGGGCATTTTGGGTTCAGCGTCCAGAAGCAAATTTACGAAAGTGTTGATGGTGACTATGGCAAATTTTGCGCTGCTATTGGCTGGAGTGTTCATAACTCCAGCTTTAGTCCTCAAGTCTTTTTGAGTTGGTCTGTCCCTAAAGGCTAG
- a CDS encoding RNA-guided endonuclease TnpB family protein: MKARYKFRFYPTNQQQRLLAQLFGCVRVVWNDALAICKKSEKLPSNNDLQKLVITQAKKTDERSWLSDVSNIPLQQSVADLGVAYKNFFDSLQGKRKGKKVGSPKFKKKTNQQSARFRIGGFSVKGNDVYLAKIGNFQPIWSRQLPSAPTSCTVVKDCANRYFLSFVIEIEPIQIDAKNQSIGIDLGIKTFAVMSNGDKAISPDYSMLDQQIRRKQRKLARQEKDSKRRNKTQIQIAKLHNQIADTRKDFLHKLSTKVVRDNQAIVLEDLNVSGMVRNRKLARAISLQGWREFRVLCEAKAEKLNRDLRIISRWQPTSQTCSCCGYRWGKVDLSIRSVLCLNCNAEHDRDENASKNIEMVGMGHRHDLKWTRSDYQTTEVASCSESSIITAL; the protein is encoded by the coding sequence GTGAAAGCCAGATATAAGTTCCGATTCTACCCAACAAACCAACAGCAAAGGCTTCTAGCTCAGTTGTTTGGTTGTGTGCGCGTAGTTTGGAATGATGCTTTGGCTATTTGTAAAAAATCTGAGAAACTGCCAAGCAACAACGACTTGCAAAAGTTGGTGATTACGCAGGCTAAAAAGACTGATGAGCGTTCGTGGTTATCTGATGTTTCCAACATTCCGTTGCAACAATCGGTGGCTGATTTAGGGGTTGCTTACAAAAACTTTTTCGATTCACTTCAGGGTAAGCGCAAAGGAAAAAAAGTTGGTAGCCCAAAATTCAAGAAAAAGACAAACCAACAATCTGCACGTTTTAGAATCGGCGGATTTTCAGTCAAAGGGAATGATGTGTATCTGGCAAAAATCGGCAATTTTCAGCCAATCTGGTCTAGACAACTACCTTCTGCACCTACTTCTTGTACTGTCGTAAAAGACTGTGCTAACCGCTATTTTTTGAGCTTTGTAATAGAAATTGAACCTATTCAAATTGATGCTAAGAACCAAAGCATCGGTATTGATTTAGGGATAAAAACTTTTGCTGTAATGAGTAACGGGGATAAAGCTATTAGCCCTGATTACTCAATGTTAGACCAACAAATTCGGCGAAAGCAGCGCAAATTAGCCCGACAGGAAAAGGACTCAAAGCGTAGAAATAAAACCCAAATTCAAATTGCTAAACTGCATAACCAAATTGCAGATACTCGGAAAGATTTCCTACACAAACTATCCACTAAAGTAGTTAGGGACAACCAAGCAATTGTTTTGGAAGATTTGAACGTGTCAGGAATGGTCAGAAATCGTAAACTTGCAAGAGCAATTAGTTTACAGGGATGGCGAGAATTCCGGGTATTATGCGAGGCTAAAGCTGAAAAACTTAACCGTGATCTCAGGATCATTAGCCGATGGCAACCCACTAGTCAGACTTGTTCTTGTTGTGGGTATAGGTGGGGTAAAGTGGATCTCTCTATCCGTTCAGTGCTGTGTTTAAATTGCAATGCTGAACACGACAGGGACGAAAATGCCTCTAAAAATATAGAAATGGTCGGCATGGGGCATCGGCACGACCTTAAATGGACGAGGAGCGACTATCAGACTACCGAAGTAGCAAGTTGCAGTGAGTCGTCAATAATCACCGCACTTTAA
- the cax gene encoding calcium/proton exchanger, whose translation MSVKNTLFLVLLLFVPVSVAAHILEWGDLIVFITAGLAILPLAAWMGTATEEIAVVVGPSLGGLLNATFGNATELIIALVALNAGLVDVVKASITGSIISNLLLVMGFSMFLGGLRYKEQTFQSVVARMNASSMNLAVIAILLPTAMNYTSIGISEKVLQNLSLAVAVVLILVYGLTLLFSMKTHAYLYDVGVAEIEEEEETPHTKPNLWLWSGVLLVCTLFVALESELLVGSLEVATSQLGLTSLFTGVILVPIVGNAAEHATAVTVAMKNKMDLSISVAVGSSMQIALFVAPVLVIAGWVLDKPMDLDFNPFELVAVAVSVLIANSISSDGESNWLEGVLLLAAYTVLGFAFYFHPVIDGIG comes from the coding sequence ATGTCAGTTAAAAACACACTTTTCCTGGTTTTATTACTGTTTGTTCCAGTTTCCGTCGCCGCCCACATTTTAGAGTGGGGAGACTTGATAGTTTTCATCACAGCTGGGTTAGCAATTTTGCCCTTAGCCGCCTGGATGGGTACAGCGACAGAAGAAATAGCTGTCGTCGTTGGCCCGTCATTGGGAGGATTACTCAACGCCACTTTTGGCAATGCCACAGAACTAATTATAGCTTTAGTTGCCCTGAATGCCGGCTTGGTGGATGTAGTCAAAGCCAGTATTACAGGTTCGATTATCAGTAACTTACTACTGGTGATGGGTTTTTCCATGTTTTTGGGTGGACTGCGTTACAAGGAACAAACATTTCAATCGGTTGTGGCGCGGATGAATGCTTCGTCCATGAATTTGGCAGTAATTGCCATTTTGTTACCCACCGCGATGAACTACACTTCCATCGGAATTAGCGAAAAAGTTCTGCAAAATCTTTCCCTTGCAGTTGCAGTTGTGTTAATTCTGGTTTACGGACTGACGCTACTCTTTTCGATGAAAACCCACGCCTATTTATATGATGTAGGTGTTGCAGAGATCGAAGAAGAAGAAGAAACACCTCATACTAAACCCAATCTCTGGCTATGGAGTGGTGTACTGCTAGTATGTACTTTGTTTGTGGCACTGGAATCAGAATTGTTGGTAGGTTCATTGGAAGTAGCCACATCTCAACTAGGTTTGACATCACTGTTCACAGGGGTAATTTTAGTTCCCATTGTTGGTAACGCTGCTGAACACGCCACCGCAGTCACCGTGGCGATGAAGAATAAGATGGATCTTTCCATCTCGGTAGCTGTGGGATCAAGTATGCAGATTGCCCTATTTGTTGCGCCCGTCTTAGTCATAGCTGGGTGGGTACTTGATAAACCGATGGATTTGGATTTTAATCCCTTTGAATTAGTTGCTGTGGCGGTTTCAGTTTTAATTGCCAATAGTATTAGTTCTGATGGTGAATCCAATTGGTTAGAAGGGGTTTTACTATTAGCTGCTTATACAGTTTTGGGGTTCGCTTTCTACTTCCATCCCGTAATTGATGGTATTGGTTAG
- a CDS encoding sirohydrochlorin chelatase, with product MTSAYLLVSHGSRDPRPEVAMQQLAGLVSDKLGNSKHLVGIAALELQPEPLHQQIQQFATLVDGVDCLQIVPLFLLPGVHVMTDIPDQIAVAKQALGEDMIINLQPHLGSHPGLITLLSQQMATMKAETTILLAHGSRRPGSLKPIETIAAKLGAVTAYWAVAPSLESRLQDLVAAGNREIAILPYFLFTGGITDAIAQSIEKLKLQFPTVTFQLAAPLGASAELAEIIGDLLDT from the coding sequence ATGACATCTGCGTATTTACTGGTATCCCACGGCAGTCGTGACCCCCGCCCAGAAGTTGCTATGCAGCAATTAGCGGGTTTAGTGTCTGATAAATTGGGTAATAGCAAACATCTGGTAGGTATTGCGGCTTTAGAATTACAACCTGAACCTTTACATCAGCAGATTCAACAATTTGCGACTTTAGTTGACGGGGTTGATTGTTTGCAGATTGTACCGCTATTTCTGCTACCGGGTGTCCATGTGATGACGGATATTCCTGATCAGATTGCTGTGGCAAAACAGGCTTTGGGTGAAGATATGATCATTAACCTGCAACCCCATCTCGGTAGTCATCCGGGTTTAATTACATTACTTTCCCAGCAAATGGCGACGATGAAAGCCGAAACCACAATTTTGTTAGCTCACGGTAGCCGTCGTCCTGGTTCCCTAAAACCAATAGAAACCATAGCCGCCAAGTTGGGAGCCGTAACGGCTTATTGGGCTGTAGCTCCTAGTTTAGAATCACGTCTACAAGATTTGGTCGCTGCTGGAAACAGGGAAATTGCAATTTTGCCATACTTTTTATTCACAGGTGGCATTACTGATGCGATCGCTCAGTCCATAGAAAAGTTAAAATTACAATTTCCTACTGTGACTTTCCAACTGGCTGCGCCTTTGGGAGCAAGTGCAGAATTAGCTGAGATAATTGGGGATTTATTAGATACATGA
- the cobA gene encoding uroporphyrinogen-III C-methyltransferase, translated as MSRTEKEAQSCWGKVYLLGAGPGDPGLMTLKGKGLLECADVVIYDALVSPAILDMINPQAEKINAGKRMGRHSLLQEETTHLLIEKAQEHAIVVRLKGGDPFIFGRGGEEMADLVAAGVSVEVVPGITSGIAASAYAGIPLTHRLYSSSVTFVTGHESAGKYKPKVNWQAIAHGSETIVIYMGIHNLPYIVEQLNQAGLDLQTPIALVRWGTRPEQEELIGTLATIVQQVEETGFSAPAIAIIGSVVNMHSILSKCRPL; from the coding sequence ATGAGCCGCACAGAGAAAGAAGCGCAAAGCTGTTGGGGTAAGGTTTATTTGCTAGGTGCGGGGCCAGGAGATCCAGGACTCATGACCCTCAAAGGTAAGGGTTTATTAGAATGTGCAGATGTAGTCATCTATGATGCTTTGGTAAGTCCAGCAATTTTGGACATGATTAATCCCCAAGCTGAAAAAATCAACGCTGGTAAGCGCATGGGGAGACATTCATTATTACAAGAAGAAACCACGCATTTGTTAATTGAAAAGGCGCAGGAACACGCAATAGTGGTGCGCCTCAAAGGTGGCGACCCATTTATTTTTGGTCGCGGTGGCGAAGAAATGGCAGATTTAGTAGCAGCAGGGGTATCTGTGGAAGTTGTGCCGGGAATTACATCGGGAATTGCGGCTTCTGCTTATGCCGGCATACCTTTGACTCATCGTCTTTATAGTTCTTCTGTTACTTTTGTGACAGGACATGAATCAGCAGGCAAGTATAAACCGAAAGTAAATTGGCAGGCGATCGCTCACGGTTCAGAAACCATTGTCATTTACATGGGTATTCACAATCTACCTTATATTGTGGAACAGTTAAATCAAGCTGGGTTGGATTTACAGACACCCATAGCCTTAGTCCGTTGGGGTACACGACCAGAACAAGAAGAATTGATTGGGACTTTAGCAACCATTGTTCAGCAAGTTGAAGAAACAGGATTTAGCGCTCCGGCGATCGCAATCATTGGCTCAGTAGTAAATATGCACAGTATTTTATCTAAGTGTCGTCCTCTGTAA
- a CDS encoding sucrose synthase codes for MSELIQAILDSEEKSDLRSFASQLRQEEKNYLLRNDILNVFIDYCSKSEKSETFAASSRLGKLIYYTQEIIQEDSNLCLIIRPKIASQEVYRLTEDLNVEPMSVQELLDLRDRFVNKYNPQEGDLLELDFGPFYDYTPIIRDPKNIGKGVQFLNRYLSSKIFQDSKQLLDSLLNFLRVHQYNGVQLLINDRIKTQQQLSTQIKKAITFVSDRPKDEPYEQFRFELQMMGFEPGWGNTAMRVRDTLDVLDELIDSPDPQTIEAFISRIPMIFRIVLVSAHGWFGQEGVLGRPDTGGQVVYVLDQAKNLEKQLQEDAQLAGLDGLNVEPKVIILTRLIPNSDGTLCNQRLEKVHGTENAWILRVPLRDFNPNMTQNWISRFEFWPYLESFAIDSEKELLAEFQGRPDLIVGNYSDGNLVAFLLARRMDVTQCNIAHALEKSKYLFSNLYWEDLEDKYHFSLQFTADLIAMNAANFVVSSTYQEIVGTPDSVGQYESYKCFTMPELYHVVNGIELFSPKFNVVPPGVNESYYFPYTRTEERVEADSDRLADILFTLEDPNQIFGKLDDPTKRPLFSVARLDRIKNLTGLAECYGKSPELQEHCNLILIAGKLRVEDSGDNEERDEIIKLYQIIEEYNLYGKIRWLGVRLSKSDSGEIYRVIADRKGIFVQPALFEAFGLTILESMVSGIPTFATQFGGPLEIIQDKVNGFYINPTNLEETAAKLLEFVSKCDQSPQYWDAVSQAGINRVLSTYTWKIHTTKLLSLARIYGFWNFTSKENREDLLRYLEALFYLIYKPKAQALLEQHQHR; via the coding sequence ATGTCTGAATTGATCCAAGCAATCCTGGATAGTGAGGAAAAAAGCGATTTGCGGTCCTTTGCTAGTCAGTTACGCCAGGAAGAAAAAAATTACTTGCTGCGTAACGATATCCTGAATGTATTCATTGATTATTGCTCCAAGTCCGAGAAGTCAGAAACTTTTGCCGCTTCTTCTCGCTTAGGCAAATTGATTTACTATACTCAGGAAATTATTCAAGAGGATTCAAATCTTTGTTTGATCATTCGTCCTAAAATTGCTAGTCAAGAAGTGTATCGGCTAACCGAGGATTTGAATGTTGAGCCAATGTCAGTACAGGAACTGCTGGATCTACGCGATCGCTTCGTCAATAAATATAATCCTCAAGAAGGCGATCTGCTGGAACTAGATTTTGGCCCCTTTTATGACTACACCCCAATTATCCGCGACCCCAAAAATATTGGTAAAGGGGTGCAATTCCTCAACCGCTATTTATCCAGCAAAATCTTCCAAGACTCGAAACAGTTGCTGGACAGCTTATTAAATTTCTTGCGTGTCCACCAATATAACGGTGTCCAACTGCTGATCAACGATCGCATTAAAACTCAGCAGCAACTTTCCACCCAAATTAAAAAAGCGATTACCTTTGTGAGCGATCGCCCCAAAGATGAACCCTACGAACAATTTCGCTTTGAATTGCAAATGATGGGTTTTGAACCGGGTTGGGGTAACACAGCCATGCGGGTGCGTGACACCCTCGATGTTTTAGATGAACTAATTGATTCTCCTGATCCCCAAACCATCGAAGCCTTCATTTCTCGCATCCCGATGATTTTTAGAATCGTCCTGGTATCGGCTCATGGTTGGTTTGGTCAAGAAGGAGTTTTGGGTCGTCCTGATACTGGCGGACAAGTGGTTTATGTCCTCGACCAAGCGAAGAATCTGGAAAAGCAACTCCAAGAAGATGCTCAGTTAGCAGGTTTAGATGGGCTGAATGTCGAGCCAAAAGTAATTATTCTCACCCGTCTGATTCCCAATAGTGACGGGACACTTTGTAATCAACGGCTAGAAAAAGTTCACGGTACAGAAAACGCCTGGATTTTGCGCGTACCTCTGCGGGACTTCAATCCCAATATGACGCAAAACTGGATTTCCCGATTTGAGTTTTGGCCTTATCTCGAAAGTTTTGCCATTGACTCCGAAAAAGAACTCCTGGCAGAATTTCAAGGTAGACCCGACTTAATTGTGGGTAACTACTCTGATGGTAACTTGGTCGCGTTTTTGTTAGCACGGCGGATGGATGTGACTCAATGCAACATCGCCCACGCTTTGGAAAAATCCAAATACCTGTTTAGTAACTTGTATTGGGAAGACTTAGAAGATAAATATCATTTCTCCTTGCAATTCACCGCCGATTTGATTGCGATGAATGCTGCAAACTTCGTGGTTAGCAGTACCTATCAAGAAATTGTCGGGACACCTGATAGTGTGGGACAGTACGAGTCGTACAAATGCTTCACCATGCCAGAGTTGTACCACGTAGTTAACGGAATTGAATTATTTAGTCCTAAATTTAATGTTGTACCTCCTGGAGTCAACGAGAGTTACTACTTCCCTTACACCCGCACTGAAGAACGAGTAGAAGCTGATAGCGATCGCCTGGCTGATATCCTCTTTACCTTGGAAGACCCCAACCAAATCTTTGGTAAACTTGATGATCCCACAAAGCGCCCCCTGTTCTCCGTAGCGCGTCTTGACCGGATTAAAAACCTCACAGGTTTAGCTGAATGCTATGGTAAAAGTCCAGAATTACAGGAACATTGCAACCTAATCTTAATCGCAGGTAAGTTGCGTGTAGAAGATTCAGGCGACAATGAAGAACGGGACGAAATTATCAAACTCTATCAAATCATTGAAGAGTATAATCTTTACGGTAAAATCCGTTGGTTAGGTGTGCGCTTAAGCAAATCTGATTCTGGTGAAATTTATCGAGTCATAGCCGACCGTAAAGGTATCTTTGTCCAACCAGCGTTATTTGAAGCCTTTGGTTTGACAATCTTGGAATCTATGGTTTCCGGAATACCAACCTTTGCTACTCAATTTGGTGGACCACTAGAAATTATCCAAGATAAGGTAAATGGCTTTTACATTAACCCCACAAACTTAGAAGAAACAGCCGCCAAACTCTTAGAATTTGTGAGCAAATGTGATCAAAGTCCTCAATATTGGGATGCAGTTTCTCAGGCAGGAATTAATCGAGTATTGAGTACATACACCTGGAAGATTCACACCACCAAGCTGTTATCCTTAGCACGGATTTATGGTTTTTGGAACTTTACTTCCAAGGAAAACCGCGAAGACTTGTTACGCTATTTGGAAGCTTTGTTCTATTTAATTTACAAACCCAAAGCTCAAGCATTATTAGAGCAGCATCAGCATCGTTAG
- a CDS encoding peptidoglycan-binding domain-containing protein produces the protein MSEIGLLITGILTARQLSFSDKLPKQQPFQMENSSQKLTQSNLIPLVPKFQITPPEFIQTDAMSVKTSSASQLATEKLLEKFTKKHLSPGSFTLAKNQRTLASENHSIKVAARSPRFSGPSLPTLRFGNSGTSVRILQKLLVANGYAIRIDGAFGPLTETAVKAFQNQRSVGVDGVVGPVTWQHLSI, from the coding sequence ATGAGTGAAATTGGCCTGCTGATTACGGGTATATTAACCGCAAGACAACTATCTTTCTCCGATAAATTACCGAAGCAGCAACCATTTCAGATGGAAAATAGCTCGCAGAAGTTAACACAGAGTAATTTAATTCCATTAGTTCCCAAGTTTCAAATCACACCACCTGAATTTATCCAAACAGATGCAATGTCTGTGAAAACTTCATCCGCATCCCAGCTAGCTACAGAAAAACTGCTGGAGAAATTTACAAAAAAGCATCTGTCTCCAGGTTCGTTCACTTTAGCGAAGAACCAGCGGACTCTAGCCTCAGAGAATCATAGTATCAAGGTAGCAGCGCGATCGCCAAGGTTTAGCGGACCATCTCTACCAACTCTGCGTTTTGGTAATTCCGGTACTTCTGTGAGAATTTTACAAAAGTTGTTGGTTGCTAACGGTTACGCGATCAGAATTGATGGGGCTTTTGGTCCCCTGACTGAAACGGCTGTGAAAGCCTTTCAAAACCAGCGTAGTGTAGGGGTAGATGGCGTAGTGGGGCCAGTAACTTGGCAACATTTAAGCATCTAG
- a CDS encoding DUF4359 domain-containing protein produces the protein MKALTIIACSGAVGLAALGMAMATTNPSLAEYEDYAAQRLTEYLKQDVCQKTTNFLENLIKSQCQNLVDQATPQMREILGRSTEQQNFLIFSVYKTDLKFSSFVPIYKFETVGAFNNFYTYTADQQ, from the coding sequence ATGAAAGCACTGACCATTATTGCCTGTTCGGGAGCGGTAGGACTAGCAGCCTTGGGGATGGCAATGGCAACAACAAATCCATCTCTGGCTGAATACGAAGATTATGCAGCACAACGGCTCACCGAATATTTAAAACAGGACGTTTGCCAAAAAACCACCAATTTTCTCGAAAATTTAATCAAGTCTCAATGCCAAAATCTGGTAGATCAAGCCACTCCCCAAATGCGGGAGATATTGGGACGGAGTACAGAACAACAGAATTTTCTGATTTTTAGTGTTTACAAGACGGATTTAAAATTTAGTTCCTTCGTACCTATTTATAAATTTGAAACCGTGGGAGCATTTAATAACTTTTATACTTACACCGCCGACCAGCAATAA